A window of Castanea sativa cultivar Marrone di Chiusa Pesio chromosome 8, ASM4071231v1 genomic DNA:
ATGTGGAATGCTCTTCTAAACTGTCTGTTATTGGGTCTGAAACGTAAATACAATAATAGGGTGTTTCAAATGTTGCATATTTGTTGGAGAATTTTTCTCAGATATTGTACGTTGACTCTACCTTAAtgaatgaaatttataatttttttttctttaaaggtCAGTTGAACATGCATGGTTGACACAAACGGAGTTTGAATGGGTATAATCTACTGTGTAATGCAACTTAAGTGCCCTATATGCACCATATTCAATCCATAATATAACACTACACAACTTGGACAAAGATTAGCTCCAAACTAATATAGAGGAATTTATTCCAAACCACTACGTCTTAATTTATAAGGTTATTCATCAATTCATGTGTATTATCTAAACATGTCccataactaataaaaaacatttatgTGACTAAAATTACACATACAGGTAAATACAAAAAACTGTAAatagagattatttttttatttttcaaaatttttctttaaaatactTCCTAAACTAATGTTCATAGGGCATCCGttaacttttttcttattttattttattgtaagaAGAGCTACATTTGAGAATTAGGATCAACCATACATTGTTAGCTTCAGAAATAGTACCAAATCTTCAAAAGTCATCAAGTAATTTCATCATAATAAGGTTgttatgatattttaattttgtcataaaAAGAATTGGAATATGTTCCATGGGAATTCACTAACAAGTAACATCAAACATGATTGTGTCATTCTTGTTTACTTTACAGGTAGAACAATTCTGAAATGCTGTTCTATTCCCATATAATTTTGCTTTCTATctctttcaaaaattatttggtAAGATGTAAGCAATGGGACTTCGTCTCTAATCTGTAAAAATTCTTCCACTCTTAACGGATATGCACTAAAACATAGGGTCAACATATGgagaacaaaaaattattgcattgtATTTTCATATGTCTCTCACTATATATAATACCCaactacaaaatatatttaatttgttagttgttacatcaccaaaaaaaaaaaaaaaaaaaaaaaaacttctaatataaatcataatttcaaataacacaTATTGACTTTTAAAAGCATACAATCTATTATATTAATTCTATAATTATCCAATAAAACATATTCATATCAAATTTCCTTAGACATAGCGTGGGTCTGCGACTAGTTCTCTTCATAAGGACCATAACCTTCCAACaatcatcttataaaaaaaGCATAAATACAATTTTGAAGAGATCAAGCCCTAGCCACCTGCGCATtcttcagttttcagtaatcaGCACTTGCATAAAAAACAATATCATCATTCAAACTTTCATGGTCGTAGCCAGCAACACATGTATTCTATCAAAGGTCAAAGAAGAGGCTTGTGCCATGATAATCATATGAAAAATGATAACTTGAATTGCATATGggtgaggggggggggggggggggggcatttTGATcccaactctttttttttttttttttttgtgtggatgaTCCCATACTCTTGGAAGTGTGCAACTGCATCTccattcaattatatatttattaaagttTGGTACTGAAGCCTCTAAAATAATGGCGTAAAACGGTTTACCAAACATCTCTCCCATATTTAGTAGAAGTGAGAATTTTGTCTTATTAATGGGTATCTTTAaagaaattgttaataaatcattttagaaatattttaataccactttcatGGTAAATACAAAAACTGTAAatagagattatttttttatttttcaaaatttttatttaaaatacttCCTAAACTAATGTTCATAGGGCATCTGttaacttttttcttattttattttattgtaagaAGAGCTGCATTTGAGAATTAGGATCAACCATACATATATAGTTAGATTCAGAAATAGTTCCAAATCTTCAAAAGTCATCAAGTAATTTCATCATAATAAGGTTgttatgatattttaattttgtcataaaAAGAATTGGAATATGTTCTATGGGAATTCACTAACAAGTAACATCAAACATGATTGTGTCATTCTTGTTTACTTTACAGGTAGAACAATTCCGAAATGTTGTTCTATTGCCATGTAATTTTGCTTTCTAtctctttcaaaaaattatttggtaaGATGTAAGCAATGGGACTTCGTCTCTAATCTGTAAAAATTCCTCCACTCTTAACGGATATGCACCAAAACATAGGGTCAACATATAGAGAACAAAAAATGGAAATGGCAAGAATATACCAGATACCTAAGTAGTTGTTGGTCctataaaaacattaaaatctaACTACCTATTAAGaagtatttactatttaattaccCACCAATTAAGATAAGGTCAATAAGAGAATAAGTACAAAACATTCGGCCTAGATAATTTACGCAACGGTGAAACATTATATTATACTAATGAGGACAGAGTCAACATACATGGGAGCTTCAgtgatttcaattttaaaaatatatcaacacGAGGTTTATTTTTGGGTTGGCATCCACCCTTGTTTCTGCCTATGACCCTAGTCCTCTGCAAGACTTTTGTGTCGCAATCAACAACACCAATTCTGCTGGTATGTACATACTCTCATTATTATTAGCAGTAGTAGTAATTTTCATCAAGTTCATTTGAAATGATTAGAAGTTGTACACAACAATGAAATTATcccttcaataaaaaataataatgaaaatatgcCTTATGGTTGTATCATCTACAtcatatttgttttacttagacttgttgtttattattagaagttccctttcttttcttttttgacaatgAAAAACTTTTCTTTGCGTAGTGTTTGtgaatggaaaattttgcaagGACCCAGTAGTCGTCATAGCCGATGATTTTTTCTTCCCCGAACTCAATATTCCCGCAAGCACTGCAAATAAAACTGGATTCAATGTCACCCTTGTGAACGTCGATCTATTACCAGGTTTGAACACTCTAGGCATATCTATGGCCCGTCTTGACTTTGCACCATATGGCTTGGATCCTCCGCACATTCACCCTCGTGCCTCTGAGATTCTAGTAGTTGCAGAGGGTACTCTCTTAGTTGGATTTGTCACATCCAACCCAAACAAACTTTTCACCAAAGTTTTAAACAAGGGAGACATCTTTGCATTCCCAATTGGCCTCATTCACTTTCAGTTTAACATAGGGCGGACCAACGCTGTTGCTTTTGCCGGTCTTAATAGCCAAAATCCCGGGGTGATCACCATTGCAAACACAGTCTTTGGATCTAATCCGCCCATCAATCGTGATGTTCTCATTAAAGCCTTCCAATTTGACAAGAATGTAATTGATTATCTTCAGAAACAATTCTAGTTAAACCACAATTTGGAAAAGTATATGTAATAGGAATGATTAACTGCTAGGtagttcaaatatttttttccactCTTCCTTATTTCTCCTCTTGTAATGCCTTAGAaataattgttataaaataaaatcattattttttatgattgtttGTATGTGTCATGATGTCATAACAAAGGCAGAGTAACCAAGATCTTTGTCGTTGAACTAGTACCTCCCGGTAATGAAGACATCCACGGTTCAAATTCCCCTATCCCTAATTATcagtgtattaaaaaaaataaaggcagaGTAATTTGTGTAGCATTAATTAAATCTTGATTACACCTTGTATACACAACGTTTTTAAATCACAAGAACCCAACTATACCACTGCACATCCTTGGTGCAATGGtgactccacaagtataagtgtttgtggggtgtggggtgCAAAGGCCGGGgctcaagtctctaggagggagcttcacacacatatatactaaAATTAGAATTTCTACCTTgcgtcaacaaaaaaaaaaagaacctaacTATTAAATATAAACCAATCAATATTGTATTAAAGTAGACAAAAGCttgaattttagttttacaAATTGCATGTATGAATATTAAGGTTCTACCACAAAATGCATTCATATTGAGGAAACATGGTAAAAATCATACTACTTTTATGTAGAATATTATGTAAGGCAGTTGCAACGTGCCAATGTCCCTACGTAACTTTTTgtaagatcaaataaaaaatttaaaataaaaaaaaacttttcataaGAAACAAATTGTCCCCTCTCTTGAtatttgttgggaaatttagatcctgattgatagaattaacaagttttaaacttaagttgttaattagatttattatgaataaaccttgttaaaagaaacaaacatcaatatcatgttaaTATCATGCATagagacaagatatgatgaccaggaaaactaatgaaacaaactagtttcacaataaaaaacctgggaGGAAACCTTTCCgaaaaacaattcactatagtaaagagaagtttcagatctaatacaaaacttttatccctagactctacaatctctGTAGATGAAATTACAGTAGAAACTTTTTTCCGCTTCaaaacctttgaactcttcaatatatgaacaccaccAATGAtacacggatcctagtacgtgactaactcctttgcacgaatcctagtatgtgactaactctaCCAACTtgaaagttcttcacttcatcaataatgaagatcagaAAGTtctttggttacaaaatccttagtgtaaagacgcagtagcttcttttaaaaagaataagacACTAGGTCACCGTCTGCACATGTTCTCtttgaataaaaatctttaaaataagccttatgtatgtctagggttgtgaaaaaagaaaccctacacatacatatcAGCACgagccaaaaatcagatctaaaaattttgattttgtagatCTCGACAAATTCAGCTTTTGTCGAACTTCGTTCTTATGTCTCAATAGATACTATTACTGTCGAGGTATTTGTCGAGATCCAATGAACagctttttcttcacttgttttttggttcaatcttcatgactttaatacttgacttgaacaaactgtttcttgaagtactaaaaatctccccctttggcaatccgtgacaaaaccacaacaaaaaaaataatcatgagagaagtcttaaatcactaaactcataaccactttttgtattacaaaataaatctatccctactacaaactcttgaaaaactttgcaagaagagagttcatggcaagatagACTTTCACTACCcgtctttctgaaacacttaaacaaaattcatcaaggCATGatgtgtgaaacaaaaataaagattgcgaacataaagaaacatgtgtataaagagagagaaaaaacaacacacgtagaggtaggtgaagaagaacatacatcatcatcatatatatgaaaataaagtacaatgtatgtaaaaattgTCACAAGACTAGTGTATAAGAAGCTAAAAAAACTCCTAAAACAATGAGGTAAACACTTCCCCTAACAAGATAAAACAcaactcccccttacaaaggcatgtatttctccccctaacatgtagaattttaaaaagaaaccacattttctctccctttttgccatgattgacaaagggtacaagaaacTATAAAGCTTTacccgagaaacataaaaatgatctaAGATGACCAAGGGGGCACaaggaatccatataaatgcatgaatgtaaaaaaaaaagatgctatggataacaagataaaagaaatatgaaaaatatgtgaaaaacaatgcatgcaagagggtTTTGATAGATTGAGAAGCTGTCAAGATGCTATcgaaagaaaacccaaaaatctcgatggatcaaggATCTATTAAGAACCTATCGGGCAGACAGAGAGCTCAGAAATTTTCCTCAATGGATTGAGAAGCTGTCAAGGATTTGTCAAGATCACAAGAAGAAGGCTCGATAGAAAGGATATTTGTCAAGGAGCTGTCGAGCTTGAAGAAAAGAGGTTTTTCAAGATGGGAAAAACACATAGAGATAAATGCATAAATCAAGCTACTTACTCAAACATCAAACcaacatattaagctctcaaaactCATCTCAAACAAGATACAGAGCATAAAGATCCAAAACGtgacacacgcacacacacacacatactaaacaagtttaaccaatttaatatttcaaaaacaagttgaGACAATTTAGCAAGCATATATTAGCACATGTATCCCTTatgatggtcaaatcacattgtacctgcacatgtatcaagagtagcaaagagtatgagtgttgtgtgtgaaaacataacaagtgtacacaagtttctcatattatgatgatttaagatatgagaacatctaatacactcacacacaatcataactgttaggacatatgtggatcATGTTAGAACATATATTATGTAAATTGGTTAATCATTTGAtgaaacgcactttacttgtaatttgataGATTTAGAATGGATAtagtacttcaaggaataagagttcaaatATAGTATTGAAAtcatgcaaatctgtctaagaatcaaatgaagaaatggtgttcattaaagctcaacaaatagctcgacagatagatatttatcgaggtttaataacaaatctcgacagctgctcgacaaaaacagtatctatcgagaattacgaaattcatattttcaaatttgttttcatgcatatccaagtgtatttgtgtagggtttcttttctcacaaccttagaaatatataaggatttttttaaagGCTGTCACACAAGGGAGTTAAGCATCCCTTCATGCATTGTGTGACTAAAGCCAAAAGTTGACTTACTTCATCTTTTCTTTGAAGAAACTACTAtgtctttacgccaagggttttgtaactaagaaacttcttgatcttcatcgtttggatgaactgaagaactttgcagccaatatcttTTTTAAGTTGGTgtattagtcacgtacttggattcgtgcaaatgagtaagtcacgtactgagatctatacatcgattggttagtcacgtactgggagccgtgcattgaaaggagagattgtcactacattgcaagtccaattgggtattggggtaagggttcaactgtaagttggtataaggtattgggattcctttacttctaaccgcttattttgataatagtgaattctcaggagtgatgaccttaaattcacccggtgggattttgcCTCAGTGGTTTTTCCAGTTCGTGAACAAATcacttgtgtcaaatttaatttctgctgcatttagataatttggtgatttgtttgtgctaccacgcttattgcatgtaattgaatctaattaattaacttggctaattgattggttaatttaccaaaggggtcaatacattcttagcctCTTAATAGCTGTTTGATGAGGACTATCACCTGTGAGATAcgtcatataactctcacatctcctaaaaacacgcttgcaaccatattaaaagcattttgattctttgtgcttttattttctttgcatatttttttttttcctttttgaacatatcatgcattggcatataagagagaagagaaatatccaattatgtaagtcaaaacatcacaattttgctatgccgaagcacacagatgttatacatgattggcgggctttagtggtgagatggttatttatgtctttctcttaagattttctagtccttcccgccaaaaagagtgatatgagtattaactataaaagattacttaatcgtactcatcacaaacacaagctACAAGCTCACTTGTTTAGTTGTGTtttgagatgctcatctaagctacaagagatacaaagttagaaactttgtttcaatggtcatccaaggtacacaaataccaatatacacaaacaaatattgtttttgtattttttttttttttgaattttctctttttattttgaaaaacaaacaaaataaagactaaacaaccaaacaaaaacaaacaaacaacatgaaagcatgaaagaaaggtgtagatgcatgaatgcatgattCCAAATGTAGATAAGAAAttaagcaaagagagtcctactttaaaaaaaaagaattaaagcagatgACAATAGAAAAGACAactaagtcttaggctcctttctcacccatacagcacgagtctttggccatgaagatgaaaaggcacgtgtcctagtatatCTATTAAAGGATATAGAAGAACTAGAATTctcttgaaattgagttaaaaagctcaaaccttttaataactctccaaacaaaagTGTTGAACCTTGAAAGGAAACCTATGACCATTTGGACACTTgattttgaggatacaacttaaagcaattaggataaatgtgtctagaaacaccacaatAGTGACAAACATAAGTAGTTTTAGGACTACTAGGCTTTATAGAGTGAgttctaacaaaggatttagaattagacAAATCAGTTATGGGtttcatacctttatcaccTTTCTTAGATTAGGGCACAAAGACAGTCTTTTATCCAAAAGctgtggaagaggaggggctgAAAGAAACAGCATATCCTAAGTCAGTTTTATCAGAaataggcttttgagcactcaatacctcatcaagttttgcactagacatcatctctatttgagttctagcttgactaagttcaacctcaagattcttgaccttctcttctaatgaggtgttctctgcaacaagagtctcaactaaccttatAGTCTCATTTAGTTTGACTAATAGTtcagctttttcagtttttacctccttaagctcttttctacaaatgTGAGAagtctttttagattttataaattcagtgcataacatatcataggcttcctaaaaggtcaacttcttgggtacttcatcatcagaagaatcctcactgtcactagtactctccacaatcaccttatcgatTGTGGTAGGAAAAGCCATATAATGACCACATTCATCCTCATACTCATTAAAAAGATCACTCTCAGAATCACTCAATGTAGCAACCAACACTTTACCTTTTGaattcttggtcttttccttcataagataatttgggcactctatcctcatatgaccaaaatcTTTGCACTCATAGCACTGGATGAGGGGTTTCTCActcttacccttcctagaggatttagatttcctagaaGGTTTGTCCTTCTCCTTTTTCCTATATTGAAGAAGTTTGATAATCTCATTAGCTATGAAGGTTAGAttctcatcctcatcatcatcatcatcatcatcatcatcatcatcatcatcatcttcaccttcatcttcatcttcgcTTTCATCTTTATCTTCAGCATCATCAATCTCTttctctatacccttaagagccaagtttctACTCTTTCCACTTTTTCCCATTAaacctaatcccatctcataggtttgaaggttccctacaagctcagtcaaaggaatttgatcaatgtccttcacttcttcaatggcagtgatcttggcatggaatctttcaaatagggacctaaggattttcctaacaattttgggttCAGCAATAGATTCTCCAGgattgaaggcagaattcacaatatccttgagtttagcatagaactcattaAAGGTCTCATCCCCCTCCATCCTCATTTCTTCAAAACTGCTGGTGAGTCTTTAAAGCTTAATGGTCTTCACTGCCTTAGTACCTTCATAAGTGGTCTCAAGAatagtccatgcttccttagtaATTTtcatggatgatattttcttgaatttctaaTTGGTCAAACCACCAAACAGTGCATTCAAAGCcttactgttgaaatttgctgCTTTAATCtttgcttcatcccaatccactgacgcttcctttggcttaaccCAGCCGACTTCAGCAGCTTGCCATACTTTTTCATTGGAAGCTTGCAAAAAAGCTTTCATATGAACTTTCCAATacgcatagttagtaccatcaaacaaatgaggaataaaaaaagattgtccacgatccatgacaacggaggtcaaggatcacactaaGGAAATTAATtcaatcagagtgtacctgcTCTGGTGTtacttgttgagaaatttagaccccggttgatagaattaagaagttttaaatccaagttgttaattaaatttattatgaataaaccttgttaaaacaaacaaacatcaatatcatgcacaacggaATAGTAAATACGACAAGATAAGATGACCTagaaaaactaataaaacaaactagtttcactgTAAAAaactagggggaaaccttcttgaaaagcaattcactatagtaaagagaagtttcaaatttagtacaaaacatttgtccctagactttacaatccatgtagatgaacttacagcagaagccttctaccgcttcaaaatctctgaactcttcaatatatgaacgccaccaatgatgcacggatcccattACGTGACTAATtccaccaacttgaagaagatgttggttgcaaagttcttcacttcatcaataataaagatcaagaaactccttggttacaaaacccttggtgtAAAGAAGCAGTAACttctttcaaagagaataaggcactaAGTCACTTCCTGCATATGTTCTCTTTATATAATAGTCTTTAAAATAAGCCTgatatatatctagggttgtgagaaaagaaaccctgaCACATACATGTTAGCATGAGCCGaaaatcaaatttggaaattcTGGTTTCGTAGATCTCGACAGATTCAACTTCTGTCGAGCTTCGGTCTTAAGTATCTATAGATACTATTTCTATCGAAGTATatgtcgagatttaatgaacagcttctcatcacttgtttcttggtccaatcttcatggctttaatacttggttTGAACAaaatgtttcttgaagtattaaatctatcctagatctacccaattacaagtaaagtacattttgtcaaaggatttgcttattacatataatatgtctctaacaatattttccatcaaactaatggaaaatatttgtggataaaattaaatcacataaaaatactactaataatctttaacaaggtttTATCCTTAaccttaattataaatttagttaCTTATAGTAATTAAAAgacaacacaaaaataaaatactaaacattaaattaaacaaataaaatagagaaagaaatagtcaCAATGCTatcacaaagaaaaaactttagGAAAGCCACATGGGACTACCTCTATtagggctgtaaatgaaccaagctgTTTATAAATAGCTTGGGCTTGGTTCGATAAAAAACTcgttcatgtttgtttatttatggaCAAACCAAACTTGAGCTTtagttttagtcttgtttaatAAACGAGCCAAGCtcaagtaaaaaatattgttcataaaCAAGCTCGTGAACACCAAGGCTCgatacaaaaataacaaaacaagttgagccaaaatttatttatgagtttggtaATGAAATTGA
This region includes:
- the LOC142606305 gene encoding germin-like protein subfamily 1 member 17 yields the protein MVLVTVYFMKRLSQVEQFRNVVLLPCNFAFYLFQKIIWFIFGLASTLVSAYDPSPLQDFCVAINNTNSAVFVNGKFCKDPVVVIADDFFFPELNIPASTANKTGFNVTLVNVDLLPGLNTLGISMARLDFAPYGLDPPHIHPRASEILVVAEGTLLVGFVTSNPNKLFTKVLNKGDIFAFPIGLIHFQFNIGRTNAVAFAGLNSQNPGVITIANTVFGSNPPINRDVLIKAFQFDKNVIDYLQKQF